The Musa acuminata AAA Group cultivar baxijiao chromosome BXJ1-3, Cavendish_Baxijiao_AAA, whole genome shotgun sequence genome window below encodes:
- the LOC135616485 gene encoding IRK-interacting protein-like, whose amino-acid sequence MASSTASSQAHETQREDFQAAIAKAVELRSLHAALLKRSNLGGSAVLGPPVGASPSLSRHSNPLSAAEDYPVFTPSYEEEPLWDRHYIQPENRSLSETWRSINLRTGKNDEAVNMARNVVSASNSEQNVCFTNEHFSKRSTCVNHKLQASLIADVLNSSSSGTSPAYEAITTCNSCKPATINRESESEHKKSKLVTSSSHESEPPIQVHTKHRGPLLSWLFPRSKKKPKAEMSPNPIESEDMAQLLKEWGLLSLESLKKELLEANNNRDAALAEVSEMRSSLGELQQKLVTLEIHCEELKKALKQTKHVKNDQVLDRPNLSRRTKSSGGIKDNLMPVSHEVMVEGFLQMVSEARLSIKQFCKMLIHQIEETDCNLMEKLNLLLQPHRMALSNKYSKALTNHIVEALVNQSMYQDFENCVFQKNGSPKFLDPRQDRQENFSSFISLRNLSWNEVLCKGTKSYSEEFSRFCDRKMSCVVSLLNWSRAWPEQLLRCFFVAAKCIWLLHLLAFSFSPPLMILRVEEDQNFDPLYMEEILLGRRRAQIPGRVKTMVVPGFYIEDRVLRCRVLCRY is encoded by the exons ATGGCTTCTTCTACCGCTTCTTCTCAGGCGCATGAGACCCAAAGAGAGGACTTCCAGGCCGCCATTGCCAAGGCCGTGGAGCTGAGGTCCCTGCACGCGGCGCTGCTAAAAAGGAGCAACCTTGGTGGCTCCGCGGTCCTCGGGCCCCCCGTCGGCGCTTCTCCTTCGCTCTCGCGGCATTCCAATCCGCTATCCGCCGCCGAAGACTACCCTGTCTTCACACCC AGCTATGAAGAAGAACCCTTATGGGATCGTCACTATATCCAACCAGAGAATCGAAGCTTATCAGAAACCTGGAGATCTATCAATCTACGAACAGGCAAAAATGATGAAGCAGTAAACATGGCTAGAAATGTAGTTTCTGCCTCCAACAGTGAGCAAAACGTTTGCTTTACGAATGAGCATTTCTCCAAGAGAAGCACATGCGTAAACCACAAACTGCAAGCTTCTCTGATAGCCGATGTCCTCAATTCTTCAAGCAGTGGAACCAGTCCAGCATATGAAGCCATCACAACATGCAACTCATGCAAGCCTGCAACCATTAATAGGGAATCTGAAAGCGAGCACAAGAAGTCGAAGTTAGTGACAAGCTCATCGCATGAATCGGAGCCACCAATACAAGTGCATACGAAGCACAGAGGACCTCTTTTATCATGGTTATTTCCAAGATCAAAAAAGAAGCCCAAGGCAGAGATGTCGCCGAATCCAATAGAATCTGAAGACATGGCCCAACTTCTGAAGGAGTGGGGATTACTTTCGCTTGAATCACTGAAGAAGGAGCTGCTTGAAGCGAACAACAACAGAGATGCAGCTCTTGCAGAAGTTTCCGAAATGAGATCTTCACTGGGAGAGCTACAACAAAAGCTAGTCACATTAGAAATACATTGTGAAGAGCTGAAGAAGGCTCTAAAGCAGACAAAGCATGTGAAGAACGATCAGGTTCTGGACAGGCCTAATTTGTCAAGGAGGACAAAATCCAGTGGTGGCATCAAAGACAATCTGATGCCCGTCAGCCACGAGGTGATGGTGGAGGGTTTTCTGCAAATGGTATCAGAAGCCAGGCTATCAATCAAACAGTTCTGCAAGATGCTGATACATCAAATCGAAGAGACTGATTGCAATCTGATGGAGAAGCTGAATCTGCTTCTCCAACCTCACCGGATGGCATTAAGTAATAAATACTCCAAAGCGTTGACAAACCATATTGTGGAAGCTCTCGTCAACCAGTCTATGTATCAGGACTTTGAGAACTGTGTGTTCCAGAAGAATGGCTCGCCAAAGTTTCTAGATCCACGGCAAGATCGTCAGGAGAATTTCTCATCATTCATTTCACTTAGGAACTTGAGTTGGAATGAAGTGTTGTGCAAGGGGACGAAGTCCTACAGTGAAGAATTCAGCAGGTTTTGTGATAGAAAAATGAGCTGCGTTGTCTCCTTGCTAAATTGGTCTAGAGCATGGCCTGAACAGCTCCTCCGGTGCTTCTTTGTGGCCGCCAAATGCATTTGGTTGCTTCACCTGCTCGCTTTTTCCTTCAGCCCACCTCTGATGATATTGCGAGTTGAGGAAGACCAAAACTTCGATCCCCTCTACATGGAAGAGATTCTTTTAGGCAGAAGAAGAGCACAAATCCCAGGTCGAGTTAAGACCATGGTCGTGCCGGGGTTCTACATCGAGGATAGGGTTCTCAGGTGCAGGGTTCTTTGCAGATACTAG